A DNA window from Trichomycterus rosablanca isolate fTriRos1 chromosome 9, fTriRos1.hap1, whole genome shotgun sequence contains the following coding sequences:
- the LOC134320224 gene encoding SAYSvFN domain-containing protein 1-like: MEQKLAEFRARRKVEKEEKKAEDVEESGLKAAESETNTEPSERSTQPEQHPPVQQDSSDWLLDSAVGRWLGVDRLAVTNLTLLKVLLWLVLLGLFCELDFGLPFFLISLFYWLYEGLRSPTLRRPGEMSAYSVFNPDCQPILGTLTAEQLEGEMGYRLLNTGART, from the exons ATGGAACAGAAGTTAGCAGAGTTCAGAGCCAGGAGGAAAGTGGAGAAGGAAGAGAAGAAAGCAGAAGATGTGGAGGAAAGTGGTTTAAAAGCAGCCGAGTCCGAGACAAACACAGAACCGAGTGAGAGGAGCACCCAGCCTGAGCAACACCCACCTGTACAG CAGGACAGCTCGGACTGGTTGCTGGACAGCGCGGTGGGCCGCTGGCTGGGCGTGGACCGTTTGGCCGTCACTAACCTGACCCTGCTGAAGGTGCTGCTGTGGCTGGTTCTGCTGGGTCTCTTCTGTGAGCTGGACTTCGGGCTTCCCTTCTTCCTCATCTCTCTGTTCTACTGGCTGTACGAGGGTCTGCGCAGCCCCACGCTCAGGAGACCCGGAGAGATGAGCGCCTACTCCGTCTTCAACCCCGACTGCCAGCCCATCCTGGGGACGCTCACCGCCGAACAGCTGGAGGGCGAGATGGGCTACAGACTCCTAAACACCGGGGCACGGACGTAA
- the LOC134320225 gene encoding protein C10, producing MASAPAQQPTLTIEQTRVVLSEVIQAFSVPENAARMEEARESTCNDMGKMLQLVLPVATQIQQEVIKSYGFNNEGEGVLKFARLVKMYESQDPEIAAMSLKLKSLLLPPLSTPPIGGGIPAS from the exons ATGGCATCAGCTCCTGCCCAGCAACCCACTCTCACTATAGAGCAAACCAGAg TGGTCCTGAGCGAGGTGATCCAGGCCTTCTCTGTACCGGAGAACGCGGCGCGGATGGAGGAGGCGCGGGAGAGTACCTGTAACGACATGGGAAAGATGCTGCAGCTGGTCCTGCCCGTCGCTACGCAGATCCAGCAGGAGGTCATCAAGTCCTACGGCTTCAACAACGAAGGGGAAG GTGTGTTGAAGTTTGCCCGGTTGGTGAAGATGTACGAGTCTCAGGATCCAGAAATCGCCGCCATGTCGCTCAAACTCAAATCTCTCCTGCTGCCACCACTCTCGACCCCGCCCATCGGTGGAGGAATACCTGCGTCCTAA